GGGAGTCCATCAAATCGCCCTGCGTGTTATCCACTCCAATCGCGTGGTTGTCGGCGTCTTTGAACAGCCCCTGGTCTTCATAACTCAGGGCGAACAGGTAATCGATATACTCTTCGCTGCCGTTGATGCTGTAGTTGGTTTTATAGGAAAGCGTATCGCGGTCAAATTCCGCCGTGGGCGTGGTGGTTTCCACGCTGACGTGCTGGTTGACGGTGCCCGGTTTCGCGCGTTTGGTGATGATGTTGATTACCCCGCCCGTCGCGCCGACGCCGTTGCTGGCGTTTGCCCCTTTGATCACCTCAATGCGCTCGATCATCGAAGCGTCGATGGTGTGCATTTCGCGCCCGGTCGGGCGCAGCGGGTTTGATTGCGGGATCCCGTCAATCATTACCAGCGGCGTGCGCCCGCGCAGCGTTTCGCCACTGCCGGACATTTTCTGTCGTGACGGTGAAAACGACGGCAGCAAATTGCTGAGGATCTGCGAGGTGTCGGAGGTGATTTGCCGCTGCTGGGCAATCTCTTTTTCGCTGATAACTTTGATGACCTGCGGGGAATCATTACGCGAACCGTCAGTGCGGGTGGCGGTCACAATCAGTTCATCATCACTATTTTTCGCATCCTGCGCATAAAGTGGCGAGGCGAAAAGCAGAGCCATCGCGCCGTACAAAGGAGAAACTCTCATCTAAACAACCCTCAATTTTTATTATTCCCCACCGTTTGCGGGGATCATTCCGTAACAAAATCAAATGACAACAATAAGAAACATTTTGATACCGATTATCATTATCGATAAAGGAATGTAAAGTGAATATTTTCCAGGCGAAATTGAGACGCGAAGGAATAGCGCGACGTGAATGGAATAAACGCAACACATAAGCAAAATTAATTAAATTTTGTCTAAGCGGTCTACCCTTTAACAAGCAGATCCTGTGGCTTATTCCGCTTGTTTCCACCAAAAGGAAAGACCAATGCAAACACTCTCCGGGCCATCGCGCGCGACGCTTGCGCTTTACGAACTATTTAACCCGCTGCCCACCGGTTTTTTTGTCGCGGCGTGGATTTTCGATATTCTCTACATTAAAACCTTTCAAATCATGTGGACCGATGCGGCAAGCTGGCTTATCGCCATTGGTCTGTTGATTGCCATCATTCCCCGTTTGATACATCTGGTGCAGGTGTTTGTGACCCAGCGCCATCGCACTTCAGGCGCGGAGAAATTCCATTTCTGGCTCTGGCTGGTGGCTATCGTGCTGGCGATTTTTAACGCTTTTGTGCCAGCGGGCTGCGTAACCCGACCGGGCTGCAATGGGAGCCTGAAAGCGGTGCGTTATGGGCGATCGTCAACGAACGCGACGAAATTGGCTCCGATCTGGTGCCGGACTATATGACCTCGGTAAAAGAGAAGGGGTTTTACGGCTGGCCGTATAGCTACTTTGGGCAGCACGTGGACGAACGCGTTAAACCGCCACGCCCGGACTTAGTGGCCCAGGCCATCAAGCCCGATTACGCGCTTAGCTCGCACGTCGCACCACTTGGCTTGTTGTTCTATACCGGTGACAATATGCCGCAATATCGCGGCGGCGCGTTTATCAGCGAGCACGGAAGCTGGAACCGCACACCACTGAATGGCTACCAGGTGGTGTGGGTGAAATTTGAGGGCGGCAAACCGGTTGGACAACCGCAACCGGTCGTGACCGGTTTTCTCACCGATGACCAGAAACAGGTGCGCGGGCTACCGGTCGGACTGGCGATGGATAAACAAGGCGGCGTGCTGATTGCCGACGATGCCGGTAACGCTATCTGGCGGATCAGCGCGCGCTAATCTTGTGGCTGCCTGTCGTCTGCTTTATAACGTTCAGACACGCTTAACGGATGAAAACGATGGATAGCAGATTGCAGGCAGCGATTACGCTGCGCAAACAGGGTCAACACGATAAAAGCCGTCGGGCGCTGCAATCGCTGGCAGAAGAGCCCGCGCTACGCGCGCAGGCGTTACTCAATATCGCCTGGTCGTATGATAACGAAGGCAAAGAGCGCGACGCCGAGCCTCATTACCTGGCGGCGCTTGATGCTGGGTTAACAGGAGAAGATCAGTTCGAAGCGCAGTTTGGTCTGGCGTCTACGTGGCGCTGCCTGGGGAAATATGCGCAGGCGAAAACCCTGTTTGAGGAGATCATGACAAGTTGGCCGCAAGCCACCGAAGTGCGGCCTTTTTATGCCCTTTGTTTGCACAATCTTGGCGAACACGACAGCGCCATTGCCGTGCTGCTGGCGTCGATTATTCAGCATCCCGACGCCCGCACCGAACCCTATAAAGCGGTGCTGCATCACTACGCGCAGCACCCGCATCAACGCTGGTGACGGTTTACCTTTTGCCGTACTGGACGGCGCGTGAGGCTAACTTGCCTGGTGGGTTAAGCCGTCAATAATCACCTGCTTCATCCCTTGCGAACAGGGTTCCACGCGCCCGCGCACACCGTACACCTGCGCCAGGCTTTCCGGCGTTATCACCTCGCCCGGCACGCCGTTTGCCACCAGTTCGCCTTTTTTCAGGATCAGCACGTGGTCGCCGTGGCGCAGCGCGATATTGATATCGTGCACCACCACAACCGTGACGATATTGCGGCTACGCGTTTCCCGCTTCACCAGATCCATCACGTGGAACTGGTAGTTGAGATCCAGCGCGCTGAGCGGCTCATCGAGCAACAGCAGCGAAGGCTGGCGGATCAGCGATTGCGCCAGCCCGACTAACTGTTTCTGCCCGCCGGAGAGCTGGTCGAGGTAGTGCAGCGCCAGATGCTCGATACCGAGCTGGCGCAATAGCGACATCACTTCGGTCTGCTTTGCCGCGCTGTGTAAACCGCCGGAAGCACGCTGCGCCACAATAATCGACTCCAGAACATGCAGATGAACTCCTGCCGGCAGCGATTGCGGCAGGTAGACGACCTGCTCCGCGCGTCTGGCAAACGGCTGGCTGAGCAGGTCTTCGCCATCCAGCAATAACTCTCCTTCCGCCTTGTTCAGCCCGGCCATTGCCCGCAGCAGCGTCGATTTGCCGCTTCCGTTTGGCCCAAGCAGAATTGTCACTTTGCCGCGCGGCAAATTAGCAATATTGAGATCGCGAATGATCTGCCGCTTGTAATATCCCGCGCCAAACCCGCGCAGACTCAGGCCGCTCTGGCTCATACACTCCCCCGGTGGCGCACAATGATGGTGATAAAGAACGGCACGCCAACCAGCGAGGTGACAATGCCCACCGGAATAATCACGCCATCGATCAGATTTTTGGAAACGATAGAAGCCAGCGATAACACCAGCGCACCAATCAACGCGCTACCGGGCAGATAAAAGCGGTGATCCTCGCCAAACACCATACGGGCGATATGCGGAGCGACCAGCCCGATAAAACCGATCGGGCCGACAAACGCCACCGACAGCGCCGACAAAATACTGATGCGCAAAAGCGTCGCCAGCCGCAGGCGACGCACGTTAATGCCAAAACTTATCGCCCGATCTTCGCCAAGGCGCAGCGACGTCAGCTTCCACGAGCTGAGCATCGACAGCGGCATGATCACCGCCAGCGCCAGCAGCAAAATGCCGAGTTTCTCCCACGACGCGCGGGCAATGCTGCCCATGGTCCAGAACACCAGCCCCTGCAGCGTGTCTTCGTTGGCGATAAATTGCAGCATCGACACCAGCGCGTTGAAGGTAAACACCAGCGCGATACCGAACAACACCACGCCGGAAGTTGCCACCTGCGTCCAGCGGGTGATGCCATCCAGCAACAGCGCCGCCAGTAGCGCGAAGAGAAACGCGTTCGCCGAGATAAACCACTGCGCCGGAACGCCGGGAATGCCGATGCCAAGCACAATCGCTAATGCAGCGCCAAACGCCGCCGCCGACGACACGCCTAGCGTAAACGGGCTCGCCAGCGGGTTGTTGAGGATGGTCTGCATCTCCGCCCCCGCCAGTCCCAGTGTCAACCCAACAATGATTGCCATCAGCGCGTACGGCATGCGGATATCCCAGACAATCACCCGCGTTCCGGCATCGGCGCTCGCCGGGTCAACCAGCGTTTGCCACAGCGTCTCCAGCGGCAAGCCGGAGGGGCCAAGGGTGAAATCCAGCAGCATCGCCGCAGCTATAAATACCACCAGCAGCGCCAGCAAACTGACGCGGCGGCGAAGGATCACGCGGTAGTTGAGCATCAGGCTGTCCGCAGCCGTATCCTGCCTCTGCTCGCTTGTTTCCAGCGTGGTACTCATTTGCCCTGCTGCCAGCTATACACGAAGTTGTTATCCGGCAGTTTGGTGAAGTTTTTGATGATGTGATGGTAGGTCGCATCCGGGTTCAAATCCGCAAACGCCTGCGGATAGATATCTTTCGCCAGATATTCCATGCCGACAATATTGTACGGATGGTTATAGAAGTGGTGGTAAACGCCATATACACGTTTGGCGCTGACCGCCGGGATCTGTGCGATGCCAGTACGTTGCAGCAAGATATGCGCCTGGTTGTTCACCTCACTCTGCGACACATTCAGACCGAGCGGCAGCACCTGACTGTTGCCCCGTTTTGAGCCGGTCATGATATAGACATCCGGGTTGACGCTGATGATTTTCTCCAGCGAAATAAACCCGGTTGCGCCCGGCAGCAGTTCCGAGCCCAGGTTCTTCGCGCCGACCGCTTCAACCAGCCCGCCCCAACCGCTGTGCCCGTGGGTAAAGCAGCAGCTCTCCGCGTTACCGGCCAGCGCTTCGACAAATACCTTCGGTTTCGGATTGATGGCCGCTGTTTTCTGCTCAATCGCCGCCAGTTGCTGACGATAATACGCAGTGTAGGCCGCTGCGTTGCTTTCACGGTTAATCACTTTGCCCAGCAGATCGATACTCGGTGCGGTGTCTTTTGCCGGGTTCACTTCATAATCAACAAACACCACCGGAATGTGCAGCGCGGTCAGTTTAGCCAGTACGCCGCTATCGGCCAGCGCCGGTTTCGCGCGCAGTTGCGCAATCATCAGATCCGGCTGTTTTGCCAGCACACTTTCCAGATCAACATTGCCTTTATCGCTAAAGCCCATGTCCATAATGCGGGTCGCTTCCGGCCACTGGGTTTTCAGCATTTCCCAGGTGGCAATGTCCTGTTTTTTCGCCAGGTTGTTCCATGCCACCAGCCGTTTAAACGGGTTGTCGCGATCCAGCAGCGCCATCGTCATGATGTCGCGCCCGTCTTGCAAAATAATGCGTTGCGGCTCGTGTTCAATGGTCACGTTGCGGCCATCGAAATCGGTAACGGTGAGCGGATATTGCGTGGCGTGTGCCAGCATGGGAACAGCGAGAAAAGCGGAGAGCGCGAGCGTAAAGATTGATTTCCCTTGCATAAAAAAACAACCCTGCTGATAGTCAGATATTAATGATTTTGATAATTATTATCATGTCAAATTAAACGAAACATATACAACATCAAAAAACAGGCTGACCGCAACCCCGCGTTAACATCCTGATTCGTTTTCTCTTTTGCTGACATCGTTTCTTACGGATTTTCACCGGCGCGATGGATTACCTTCGTGCTTTGCCAAAAACCTGCGGAAACCGCCGATGAAATACTCCCTGCTTCTCTTGCTGATAACCTTTATCTCCAGCGTGCGGGCTGATGATGCCGTCAAACTTCACTGCCCGACACGCGGCAACCTGACGGTCTCTTTTTTTAACTACAACCTGATAACCATGAAGTGGAGCGACCATTTTCAGGTCGCGGCGGGGAAAGAGCACAGCAAAACTAAAGCGGGCGTGCCGTTCTGGAGCACCACCTTTGGCAACGGCGACAACTTAGCCTTTTTCCCGGATTCCGGTCAGTACTATCTGTTTTATGCTGGCGCGAGTGCGCCGGAGCAGTGCAGCGAAGTAGGCAGTTTTGTCTATCCGGTGATCACGCCGCCGCGCTATGACAAAAACGCCGCGGCGCCGCAAAGCCAGGCCAGCACCCTTGATAAGGATGTTATTTTGCTGCATCCGGCAACATAAATTACCCCTACCCAATTCTGTAGCCTCCCTTTGTGGCGTGCCGCAAGGCGTGTATGCTGCCCCGGCGCTAACGCTTACAGGGAGCAACCATGCAAAAGGTTATTGTGCTGTTTTTTATCGTGCTGCTGGGTGGCTGCGCGACGACGACCCCGATGCCGAAATGGGACAAAATCACTGAACTTGAAGTGCGCCAGGATCGCATCACCGCTTATTCCAGCCATTACGCCTACAACTTCATCCGTAACGATCCGCATGCAGATGCCTACGCCCGGTATGCAGAGTTTTATCAGGAGTTTGCCAGCCATGTTCCTGGCGTTGCCGTGAACTTTGTGGTGAAAGACGAAAAGGTGACGGCGGAGTACAAAGCGTTCGTTGATGCCTCCGGCCTCAGTGCCGCACAAATTGAGCGCCTGCGTTATCACTATGGCGCAAACATTATTGAACCGAATAAAAAGCTGGTGGTGACCTTCAGAGCGCAGGGGGATGTGGTCTATATTCTGCAACACCCGCCCGGCCCCGACACCCGTACGCTGGAAAAACCGGTGACCGTGACAATTAACGACACCACCGAACAGAACGTCTCGTGGGTGGCTCCCTTACTGATCCCCGCGTTTCCGTTAATTATGATCTACGGCTGCGCCACCGGGCCCTGTGTGTGATCGGCACGGTTGATCGAATAAGTCACCGCCATCTGACAAGCAGACGTCGGTGTTGACGCCGGATAACGGTTATCCGGCCTGTCGCGTTGCGCTTAGCGTGGCTGGAATATTCCGTTTGCCACATCGGCAGGCATCACCACGCCGCTGTCCAGCACCCAGCCGCTGATAAGTGCCGCCGGTGTGACATCAAACGCCGGGTTGTAAACCCGCGCGTTTTCCGGTGCCCAGTTTACCGCGCCAAAACTCCCGGCCACGCCGGTCACCTCTGCGGCAGCGCGCTGCTCGATGGGAATGGCATCCCCGTTCGGGCAGTGCGGGTCAAGCGTCGTTTGCGGCGCAGCCACATAAAACGGCACGTTGTGGAATTTCGCCAGTACCGCCAGCGAATAGGTGCCGATTTTGTTCGCCACATCACCATTGGCAGCAATGCGATCTGCGCCCACCCATACCGCATCCACCTGCCCTTTCGCCATCAGGCTGGCGGCCATTGAATCGGTAATTAACTGATACGGCACGCCCAGCTCGCCCAGTTCCCAGGCGGTCAAACGCCCGCCCTGCAACAGAGGACGGGTTTCATCCACCCACACATTCGCCACTTTGCCCTGCTGATGGGCGAGCGCAATAACACCCAGCGCGGTGCCGACGCCAGCTGTCGCCAGCCCGCCGGTATTGCAGTGGGTCAGCAAGCGGCTGCCCGGCGTCACCAGCGCGCTACCGGCATTGGCGATGTTGTCGCAGAGCGCTTTATCTTCCTCAATAAGCCGCAGTGCTTCGGCGCTTAACGCCGCCACAAAATGCTCCTGTGCGAGCGCCTGTTTCATGCGATCGAGGTTATTCATCAGGTTCACCGCCGTCGGACGCGCGGCACGCAGCGTTTCCAGCGCCTGCGCCAGTTGATCGCGGTTTGCGCCCTGCTCTGCCAACAGCGCCAGTAGCAAGCTCGCAGAAAGGCCAATCAACGGTGCTCCGCGCACGCGCAGGGCATGAATATGGCCGACAAGTTCTTCTACCGTACTGGCCGGTAGCCACTGTTTCTGCTGCGGTAAGGCCTGTTGGTCGAGAATAAATAATTGATTGTCGGTGACTCGCAGGCTGGTGGTCTGTAATGGCTGCATAGCGTTAAATCCCTGTTGCGTTGTTGTAGCGTATTGTGTCAGGATGAATTACAGATGTATAGACGTCTAAATGGCTTTATTAGCAAAAGAGGATCGAGGCAATGTCGCAATACCGTACCTTCTCCGCCCGCGATGCCGTGGCGTATGCACAACAATTTGGCGGCCTGGACAACCCGTCCGAACTGGTGGACGCGCAGGAGGTGGGCGACGGTAACCTCAATCTGGTGTTCAAAATTTTTGACAACCAGGGCGTGAGCCGCATTATCGTCAAACAGGCGCTGCCGTATGTGCGCTGCGTCGGTGAGTCCTGGCCGTTAACGCTCGATCGCGCCCGGCTGGAAGCGCAAACGCTGGTGGAACACTACCAGCACAGCCCGCAGCATACAGTGAAAATCCACCACTTCGACCCGCAACTGGCGGTGATGGTGATGGAAGACCTCTCCGATCATAAAATTTGGCGCGGCGAACTCATTAACAATGTGTTTTACCCGCACGCCGCTGCGCAACTGGGTGAATACCTGGCGCAGGTACTATTTCACACCAGCGATTTTTATCTGCATCCGCATGCCAAAAAAGCGCTGGTCGCGCAGTTCATCAACCCGGAAATGTGCGAAATCACCGAAGATCTGTTCTTCAACGACCCTTACCAGATTCATGAGCGCAACAACTACCCGGCCGAGCTGGAAGCCGATGTCGCCGCCCTGCGCGATGACACGCAACTGAAACTGGCGGTGGCGGCACTCAAACACCGCTTCTTCTCCCACGCCGAAGCGCTGTTGCACGGCGATATTCACAGCGGCTCAATTTTTGTCGCCGAGGGTCGCCTGAAAGCGATTGACGCCGAGTTTGGTTACGTCGGCCCGATCGGTTTTGATATCGGCACCGCCATCGGCAATCTGCTGCTCAACTACTGTGGTTTACCGGGGCATCTGGGCATTCGCGATGCGGCCAGCGCGCGGGAACAGCGTCTGACCGATATTCAAACCTTGTGGACCACCTTCGCCGAGCGCTTTCAGGCACTGGCGAGTGAGAAAACCCGCGACGCGGCGCTAGCACAACCGGGCTACGCCAGCGCTTTCCTGAAAAAAGTATGGACTGACGCGATCGGTTTTTGCGGCACCGAGCTCATTCGCCGCAGCGTCGGGCTTTCGCACGTCGCCGATATCGACACCATCAAAGACGAAGCGATGCGCCACGCCTGCCTGCGTCATGCGATTACACTCGGCAAAGCTCTGATTGTCATTGCTGAGCGCATTGATAACGTCGATGAGCTGATTGCTCGCGTGCGCCAGTACAGCTAATACGGTTCTCTCCCCCTTACGGGGGAGAGAACATTGCTACCCCAGATACTCAATCACCGACAGCCCACCGTTGTAATCGGTGCTGTAGATAATGCCGTTCGCATCCACAAACACATCGCAGGACTGAATAACGCGCGGGCGTCCAGGCCGCGTATCCATCATCTTTTGCGGCGCGGCAGGCACCAGCGCGCCAGTTTCCACCGGACGATACGGGTTGGAGATATCGTAAGCCCGTACGCCAGCGTTCTGGTACGTGGCGAAAATCAGCGTCGAACTGATAAAGCTGCCGGGGCGGTTTTCGTGCAGGTTGTGCGGCCCGAAATGCGCCCCTTTCGCCACATAATCGGTTTCGTCCGGTTGCGGAAAGGTGGAGATGCTTACCGGATTTGACGGCTCACGAATATCAAACAGCCAGATCAGCTTCTCGCCATCTTCCTGATTGTCGAGCACCGCTTCATCCAGCACCACCAGCAAGTCCCTGTCCGGCAGTGGCAGTGCGGTGTGCGTGCCACCGCCAAACGGCGGGCTCCAGTTGCGGTGGCTGATCAGCTTCGGCTGCGTTCTGTCTTTCACATCCAGCAGCGTTAAACCGCCATCGCGCCAGCTACCGTACGCCGTATCCCCGGCGATAATCGCGTGGTGTAGCGCATAACGTTTGCCTTCCGGCCACGCTGGCGTTTCCCCTGCGGCCTGGTTCATACCCGGTAGCCACCAGCGCCCGGCCACCTGCGGTTTACGCGGATCGGCCAGATCAATGGTCAGGAAGATGTAGTCGGTAAAACCGTCGATCAACGCCGAGACATACGCCCAGCGCCCGCCCACATACCAGATGCGATGAATGCCGATGCCGTTAAGCGACAGGAAGCTGATTTCACGCGGTTTATCGGGCGTGGAGATATCAAAAATGCGCAGCCCGGCGCTCCAGCCTTTGTCCTGCACATCGCTAACCGTCTCGCCGACCGAACGGGTGTAATAGACCTTTTCATCGGCAAAGCGCGCATCAGCGAACAGATCGCGGGCGTTGATCACCAGCAACAAGTCGTCGTGGGCTTGCAGATGCACATTCCAGGTGCCCGGCGGTGCCGGTACATAACCGGCGGCTTTCGGGTTTTTCGGGTCGCGCACATCCACAATCGAAAACCCCTGCGACACCATATGCCCGATATAGGCAAAGCCGCGATGCACCATCAGTTGCACGCCGTCCGGGCGTCCGCCCTGGTCGCTGTGACCAATCAGCCGCATATTGC
This genomic interval from Kosakonia sacchari SP1 contains the following:
- a CDS encoding ABC transporter substrate-binding protein, encoding MQGKSIFTLALSAFLAVPMLAHATQYPLTVTDFDGRNVTIEHEPQRIILQDGRDIMTMALLDRDNPFKRLVAWNNLAKKQDIATWEMLKTQWPEATRIMDMGFSDKGNVDLESVLAKQPDLMIAQLRAKPALADSGVLAKLTALHIPVVFVDYEVNPAKDTAPSIDLLGKVINRESNAAAYTAYYRQQLAAIEQKTAAINPKPKVFVEALAGNAESCCFTHGHSGWGGLVEAVGAKNLGSELLPGATGFISLEKIISVNPDVYIMTGSKRGNSQVLPLGLNVSQSEVNNQAHILLQRTGIAQIPAVSAKRVYGVYHHFYNHPYNIVGMEYLAKDIYPQAFADLNPDATYHHIIKNFTKLPDNNFVYSWQQGK
- a CDS encoding ABC transporter ATP-binding protein; the protein is MSQSGLSLRGFGAGYYKRQIIRDLNIANLPRGKVTILLGPNGSGKSTLLRAMAGLNKAEGELLLDGEDLLSQPFARRAEQVVYLPQSLPAGVHLHVLESIIVAQRASGGLHSAAKQTEVMSLLRQLGIEHLALHYLDQLSGGQKQLVGLAQSLIRQPSLLLLDEPLSALDLNYQFHVMDLVKRETRSRNIVTVVVVHDINIALRHGDHVLILKKGELVANGVPGEVITPESLAQVYGVRGRVEPCSQGMKQVIIDGLTHQAS
- a CDS encoding PQQ-dependent sugar dehydrogenase; the protein is MVNERDEIGSDLVPDYMTSVKEKGFYGWPYSYFGQHVDERVKPPRPDLVAQAIKPDYALSSHVAPLGLLFYTGDNMPQYRGGAFISEHGSWNRTPLNGYQVVWVKFEGGKPVGQPQPVVTGFLTDDQKQVRGLPVGLAMDKQGGVLIADDAGNAIWRISAR
- a CDS encoding tetratricopeptide repeat protein produces the protein MDSRLQAAITLRKQGQHDKSRRALQSLAEEPALRAQALLNIAWSYDNEGKERDAEPHYLAALDAGLTGEDQFEAQFGLASTWRCLGKYAQAKTLFEEIMTSWPQATEVRPFYALCLHNLGEHDSAIAVLLASIIQHPDARTEPYKAVLHHYAQHPHQRW
- a CDS encoding LVIVD repeat-containing protein, whose protein sequence is MASEIPRPEYSRNMRLIGHSDQGGRPDGVQLMVHRGFAYIGHMVSQGFSIVDVRDPKNPKAAGYVPAPPGTWNVHLQAHDDLLLVINARDLFADARFADEKVYYTRSVGETVSDVQDKGWSAGLRIFDISTPDKPREISFLSLNGIGIHRIWYVGGRWAYVSALIDGFTDYIFLTIDLADPRKPQVAGRWWLPGMNQAAGETPAWPEGKRYALHHAIIAGDTAYGSWRDGGLTLLDVKDRTQPKLISHRNWSPPFGGGTHTALPLPDRDLLVVLDEAVLDNQEDGEKLIWLFDIREPSNPVSISTFPQPDETDYVAKGAHFGPHNLHENRPGSFISSTLIFATYQNAGVRAYDISNPYRPVETGALVPAAPQKMMDTRPGRPRVIQSCDVFVDANGIIYSTDYNGGLSVIEYLG
- the mtnA gene encoding S-methyl-5-thioribose-1-phosphate isomerase: MQPLQTTSLRVTDNQLFILDQQALPQQKQWLPASTVEELVGHIHALRVRGAPLIGLSASLLLALLAEQGANRDQLAQALETLRAARPTAVNLMNNLDRMKQALAQEHFVAALSAEALRLIEEDKALCDNIANAGSALVTPGSRLLTHCNTGGLATAGVGTALGVIALAHQQGKVANVWVDETRPLLQGGRLTAWELGELGVPYQLITDSMAASLMAKGQVDAVWVGADRIAANGDVANKIGTYSLAVLAKFHNVPFYVAAPQTTLDPHCPNGDAIPIEQRAAAEVTGVAGSFGAVNWAPENARVYNPAFDVTPAALISGWVLDSGVVMPADVANGIFQPR
- the mtnK gene encoding S-methyl-5-thioribose kinase — encoded protein: MSQYRTFSARDAVAYAQQFGGLDNPSELVDAQEVGDGNLNLVFKIFDNQGVSRIIVKQALPYVRCVGESWPLTLDRARLEAQTLVEHYQHSPQHTVKIHHFDPQLAVMVMEDLSDHKIWRGELINNVFYPHAAAQLGEYLAQVLFHTSDFYLHPHAKKALVAQFINPEMCEITEDLFFNDPYQIHERNNYPAELEADVAALRDDTQLKLAVAALKHRFFSHAEALLHGDIHSGSIFVAEGRLKAIDAEFGYVGPIGFDIGTAIGNLLLNYCGLPGHLGIRDAASAREQRLTDIQTLWTTFAERFQALASEKTRDAALAQPGYASAFLKKVWTDAIGFCGTELIRRSVGLSHVADIDTIKDEAMRHACLRHAITLGKALIVIAERIDNVDELIARVRQYS
- a CDS encoding FecCD family ABC transporter permease is translated as MMLNYRVILRRRVSLLALLVVFIAAAMLLDFTLGPSGLPLETLWQTLVDPASADAGTRVIVWDIRMPYALMAIIVGLTLGLAGAEMQTILNNPLASPFTLGVSSAAAFGAALAIVLGIGIPGVPAQWFISANAFLFALLAALLLDGITRWTQVATSGVVLFGIALVFTFNALVSMLQFIANEDTLQGLVFWTMGSIARASWEKLGILLLALAVIMPLSMLSSWKLTSLRLGEDRAISFGINVRRLRLATLLRISILSALSVAFVGPIGFIGLVAPHIARMVFGEDHRFYLPGSALIGALVLSLASIVSKNLIDGVIIPVGIVTSLVGVPFFITIIVRHRGSV
- a CDS encoding DUF2231 domain-containing protein; protein product: MQTLSGPSRATLALYELFNPLPTGFFVAAWIFDILYIKTFQIMWTDAASWLIAIGLLIAIIPRLIHLVQVFVTQRHRTSGAEKFHFWLWLVAIVLAIFNAFVPAGCVTRPGCNGSLKAVRYGRSSTNATKLAPIWCRTI